A genomic stretch from Echeneis naucrates chromosome 6, fEcheNa1.1, whole genome shotgun sequence includes:
- the LOC115044676 gene encoding apoptosis-associated speck-like protein containing a CARD, producing MAPKTTKAAIKDSLANLSQDKFAEFVEQLLDRREPPKVRRSEVEGKSRLAVTNLLVSTFTESKAPQVVQEILRDIGCSDEADELAQETGGNLYEHFVDKYQLELISRVSNVAPILDELLARGIIGEEKYGAIRQIPTCSEKMREIYNCLRAAAGPPFGLTGGNTMADSTDMEISTELSKSCSKEDEHFVDKYQIELINRVSNVDEILDELLQKKVIIRQKYAFIRSQKTSYDKMRELFPCLEAGEDCKDIFYEILTRLEKYLISDLQKKK from the exons ATGGCTCCAAAAACCACCAAGGCGGCCATAAAGGACTCACTGGCCAACCTGAGCCAGGACAAATTTGCAGAGTTCGTTGAGCAGCTTCTGGACCGCAGAGAGCCTCCGAAGGTCCGACGCTCTGAAGTGGAGGGGAAAAGCCGCTTAGCTGTCACAAACCTCCTGGTGTCGACTTTTACTGAGAGCAAAGCTCCTCAGGTGGTCCAGGAGATTCTGAGGGACATCGGCTGCAGCGACGAGGCTGACGAGCTCG ctcaAGAGACAGGTGGAAATCTTT ATGAACACTTTGTGGACAAATATCAACTGGAACTGATCAGCAGAGTGTCCAATGTTGCACCAATTTTGGATGAGCTCTTGGCCAGAGGGATAATTGGTGAAGAAAAATATGGAGCAATCCGTCAGATCCCCACTTGTAGTGAAAAGATGAGGGAGATCTATAATTGTCTGAGAGCGG ctGCAGGTCCTCCATTCGGACTAACTGGTGGAAATACAATGGCTGATAGCACAG ATATGGAGATATCTACAGAACTATCAAAGTCTTGCTCCAAAGAGG ACGAACACTTTGTCGACAAATATCAAATTGAGCTGATCAACAGAGTGTCCAATGTTGATGAGATTTTGGATGAGCTCTTACAGAAAAAAGTCATCATCAGACAAAAATACGCCTTCATCAGGTCACAGAAAACTTCCTACGACAAGATGAGGGAGCTCTTTCCGTGCCTGGAAGCTGGGGAAGATTGCAAAGACATCTTCTACGAAATCCTTACAAGACTTGAGAAATATCTAATTTCAGAtcttcagaaaaagaaatga
- the LOC115044439 gene encoding apoptosis-associated speck-like protein containing a CARD isoform X4: MAPKTTKAAIKDSLANLSQDKFAEFVEQLLDRRTPPKVRRSEVEGKSRLAVTNLLVSTFTESKAPQVVQEILRDIGCSDEADELAAETGGTTSQPGSCNNAGPSSGAAAGNQPAEEHFVDKHELELINRVSNVNPILDGLLKQQVIDREKYMAIRKMITSCDQIRAVYVSLQSGVKCKDIFYELVKKHEKFLFEELEKL, translated from the exons ATGGCTCCAAAAACCACCAAGGCGGCCATAAAGGACTCACTGGCCAACCTGAGCCAGGACAAATTTGCAGAGTTCGTTGAGCAGCTTCTGGACCGCAGAACGCCTCCGAAGGTCCGACGCTCTGAAGTGGAGGGGAAAAGCCGCTTAGCTGTCACAAACCTCCTGGTGTCGACTTTTACTGAGAGCAAAGCTCCTCAGGTGGTCCAGGAGATTCTGAGGGACATCGGCTGCAGCGACGAGGCTGACGAGCTCG ctgcagagacaggCGGAACGACATCACAGCCTGGTTCCTGTAACA ATGCAGGACCCTCATCTGGTGCAGCTGCTGGGAATCAACCAGCAG AAGAGCACTTTGTGGACAAACATGAACTGGAGCTGATCAACAGAGTGAGCAACGTTAATCCGATTTTGGATGGGCTCCTCAAACAACAAGTAATTGACAGGGAAAAATATATGGCAATCAGGAAAATGATAACGTCCTGTGACCAGATAAGGGCGGTCTATGTTTCGCTGCAAAGTGGCGTCAAGTGCAAAGACATCTTCTATGAACTTGTGAAAAAACATGAGAAGTTCCTGTTTGAGGAGCTTGAAAAACTTTAA
- the LOC115044439 gene encoding uncharacterized protein LOC115044439 isoform X6 — protein MAPKTTKAAIKDSLANLSQDKFAEFVEQLLDRRTPPKVRRSEVEGKSRLAVTNLLVSTFTESKAPQVVQEILRDIGCSDEADELAAETGGTTSQPGSCNNAGPSSGAAAGNQPAALLTTRAPSNSPNCRLL, from the exons ATGGCTCCAAAAACCACCAAGGCGGCCATAAAGGACTCACTGGCCAACCTGAGCCAGGACAAATTTGCAGAGTTCGTTGAGCAGCTTCTGGACCGCAGAACGCCTCCGAAGGTCCGACGCTCTGAAGTGGAGGGGAAAAGCCGCTTAGCTGTCACAAACCTCCTGGTGTCGACTTTTACTGAGAGCAAAGCTCCTCAGGTGGTCCAGGAGATTCTGAGGGACATCGGCTGCAGCGACGAGGCTGACGAGCTCG ctgcagagacaggCGGAACGACATCACAGCCTGGTTCCTGTAACA ATGCAGGACCCTCATCTGGTGCAGCTGCTGGGAATCAACCAGCAG ctCTTCTTACAACCAGGGCACCATCCAACAGTCCAAATTGCCGATTGTTGTAA
- the LOC115044439 gene encoding apoptosis-associated speck-like protein containing a CARD isoform X2 — protein sequence MAPKTTKAAIKDSLANLSQDKFAEFVEQLLDRRTPPKVRRSEVEGKSRLAVTNLLVSTFTESKAPQVVQEILRDIGCSDEADELAAETGGTTSQPGSCNNAGPSSGAAAGNQPAGKSPEEHFVDKHELELINRVSNVNPILDGLLKQQVIDREKYMAIRKMITSCDQIRAVYVSLQSGVKCKDIFYELVKKHEKFLFEELEKL from the exons ATGGCTCCAAAAACCACCAAGGCGGCCATAAAGGACTCACTGGCCAACCTGAGCCAGGACAAATTTGCAGAGTTCGTTGAGCAGCTTCTGGACCGCAGAACGCCTCCGAAGGTCCGACGCTCTGAAGTGGAGGGGAAAAGCCGCTTAGCTGTCACAAACCTCCTGGTGTCGACTTTTACTGAGAGCAAAGCTCCTCAGGTGGTCCAGGAGATTCTGAGGGACATCGGCTGCAGCGACGAGGCTGACGAGCTCG ctgcagagacaggCGGAACGACATCACAGCCTGGTTCCTGTAACA ATGCAGGACCCTCATCTGGTGCAGCTGCTGGGAATCAACCAGCAGGTAAAAGTCCTG AAGAGCACTTTGTGGACAAACATGAACTGGAGCTGATCAACAGAGTGAGCAACGTTAATCCGATTTTGGATGGGCTCCTCAAACAACAAGTAATTGACAGGGAAAAATATATGGCAATCAGGAAAATGATAACGTCCTGTGACCAGATAAGGGCGGTCTATGTTTCGCTGCAAAGTGGCGTCAAGTGCAAAGACATCTTCTATGAACTTGTGAAAAAACATGAGAAGTTCCTGTTTGAGGAGCTTGAAAAACTTTAA
- the LOC115044439 gene encoding uncharacterized protein LOC115044439 isoform X5, producing MAPKTTKAAIKDSLANLSQDKFAEFVEQLLDRRTPPKVRRSEVEGKSRLAVTNLLVSTFTESKAPQVVQEILRDIGCSDEADELAAETGGTTSQPGSCNNAGPSSGAAAGNQPAGKSPALLTTRAPSNSPNCRLL from the exons ATGGCTCCAAAAACCACCAAGGCGGCCATAAAGGACTCACTGGCCAACCTGAGCCAGGACAAATTTGCAGAGTTCGTTGAGCAGCTTCTGGACCGCAGAACGCCTCCGAAGGTCCGACGCTCTGAAGTGGAGGGGAAAAGCCGCTTAGCTGTCACAAACCTCCTGGTGTCGACTTTTACTGAGAGCAAAGCTCCTCAGGTGGTCCAGGAGATTCTGAGGGACATCGGCTGCAGCGACGAGGCTGACGAGCTCG ctgcagagacaggCGGAACGACATCACAGCCTGGTTCCTGTAACA ATGCAGGACCCTCATCTGGTGCAGCTGCTGGGAATCAACCAGCAGGTAAAAGTCCTG ctCTTCTTACAACCAGGGCACCATCCAACAGTCCAAATTGCCGATTGTTGTAA
- the LOC115044438 gene encoding uncharacterized protein LOC115044438, with protein sequence MAHTTIPMAIADELGGLNQDEYERFCFALLDRRGEIRVRRRDVEKKSTLELTDLLVSVFTEAGARDVTLELLRKINCNQSAKTLEVKTSLCMDKGDPTFRKTSNGELDWKPSQEARSIAAVKKPSATVADMKKPVEVEAEAKALVLSEGGDSSNNRLVLSRYLIQFGMYRGKTFKWLLENDPRYAVNIIAGDQRGSRQGMNQDSMMANKDALSQYMMAYTEVGKEVRFHRDNEEAKQQSLQRGQAGKALVGFGKYQAKTLKALYESKDPSEMSYVSFLRNQRMTCNPGSKMEDAIKYILQRDKRRQAARRRTRK encoded by the exons ATGGCTCACACTACAATCCCGATGGCGATAGCGGACGAGCTGGGGGGTCTCAATCAGGACGAATACGAACGGTTCTGTTTCGCCCTGCTGGACCGGAGGGGAGAAATACGGGTCAGACGCagagatgtggagaaaaaatCCACCTTGGAGCTCACAGACCTGCTGGTTTCCGTTTTCACAGAAGCAGGAGCCCGTGATGTGACTCTGGAACTACTGAGGAAAATAAACTGCAACCAGTCTGCAAAGACACTGG AAGTTAAAACCAGTCTCTGCATGGAC AAAGGCGACCCTACCTTCCGTAAGACCTCAAATGGGGAATTGGACTGGAAGCCCTCGCAGGAGGCTCGGAGCATTGCAGCTGTTAAAAAGCCTTCAGCTACTGTAGCTGACATGAAGAAGCCTGTGGAGGTGGAGGCTGAAGCAAAGGCTCTCGTTCTCTCTGAGGGAGGGGACTCTTCAAATAACAGGCTCGTTCTGAGCAGGTACCTGATTCAGTTTGGAATGTACAGAGGAAAAACCTTCAAATGGCTGCTGGAGAATGATCCAAGATACGCAGTAAACATAATAGCCGGTGACCAAAGAGGATCAAGGCAAGGAATGAATCAGGACTCAATGATGGCCAACAAG GATGCATTGAGTCAATATATGATGGCTTACACAGAGGTGGGGAAAGAAGTGAGATTTCATCGTGACAATGAGGAAGCCAAACAGCAATCCCTCCAGAGAGGCCAAGCAGGAAAGGCCCTTGTTGGTTTTGGAAAATACCAAGCGAAGACCCTGAAGGCTTTGTATGAGTCAAAGGATCCATCTGAAATGAGCTATGTCAGTTTCCTCCGGAATCAGAGGATGACCTGCAATCCAGGGTCCAAAATGGAGGATGCaatcaaatacattttgcagCGGGACAAACGACGACAGGCAGCCAGAAGGAGAACCAGGAAGTAA
- the LOC115044439 gene encoding apoptosis-associated speck-like protein containing a CARD isoform X1, with product MAPKTTKAAIKDSLANLSQDKFAEFVEQLLDRRTPPKVRRSEVEGKSRLAVTNLLVSTFTESKAPQVVQEILRDIGCSDEADELAAETGGTTSQPGSCNNAGPSSGAAAGNQPAGKSPAEEHFVDKHELELINRVSNVNPILDGLLKQQVIDREKYMAIRKMITSCDQIRAVYVSLQSGVKCKDIFYELVKKHEKFLFEELEKL from the exons ATGGCTCCAAAAACCACCAAGGCGGCCATAAAGGACTCACTGGCCAACCTGAGCCAGGACAAATTTGCAGAGTTCGTTGAGCAGCTTCTGGACCGCAGAACGCCTCCGAAGGTCCGACGCTCTGAAGTGGAGGGGAAAAGCCGCTTAGCTGTCACAAACCTCCTGGTGTCGACTTTTACTGAGAGCAAAGCTCCTCAGGTGGTCCAGGAGATTCTGAGGGACATCGGCTGCAGCGACGAGGCTGACGAGCTCG ctgcagagacaggCGGAACGACATCACAGCCTGGTTCCTGTAACA ATGCAGGACCCTCATCTGGTGCAGCTGCTGGGAATCAACCAGCAGGTAAAAGTCCTG CAGAAGAGCACTTTGTGGACAAACATGAACTGGAGCTGATCAACAGAGTGAGCAACGTTAATCCGATTTTGGATGGGCTCCTCAAACAACAAGTAATTGACAGGGAAAAATATATGGCAATCAGGAAAATGATAACGTCCTGTGACCAGATAAGGGCGGTCTATGTTTCGCTGCAAAGTGGCGTCAAGTGCAAAGACATCTTCTATGAACTTGTGAAAAAACATGAGAAGTTCCTGTTTGAGGAGCTTGAAAAACTTTAA
- the LOC115044439 gene encoding apoptosis-associated speck-like protein containing a CARD isoform X3 produces MAPKTTKAAIKDSLANLSQDKFAEFVEQLLDRRTPPKVRRSEVEGKSRLAVTNLLVSTFTESKAPQVVQEILRDIGCSDEADELAAETGGTTSQPGSCNNAGPSSGAAAGNQPAAEEHFVDKHELELINRVSNVNPILDGLLKQQVIDREKYMAIRKMITSCDQIRAVYVSLQSGVKCKDIFYELVKKHEKFLFEELEKL; encoded by the exons ATGGCTCCAAAAACCACCAAGGCGGCCATAAAGGACTCACTGGCCAACCTGAGCCAGGACAAATTTGCAGAGTTCGTTGAGCAGCTTCTGGACCGCAGAACGCCTCCGAAGGTCCGACGCTCTGAAGTGGAGGGGAAAAGCCGCTTAGCTGTCACAAACCTCCTGGTGTCGACTTTTACTGAGAGCAAAGCTCCTCAGGTGGTCCAGGAGATTCTGAGGGACATCGGCTGCAGCGACGAGGCTGACGAGCTCG ctgcagagacaggCGGAACGACATCACAGCCTGGTTCCTGTAACA ATGCAGGACCCTCATCTGGTGCAGCTGCTGGGAATCAACCAGCAG CAGAAGAGCACTTTGTGGACAAACATGAACTGGAGCTGATCAACAGAGTGAGCAACGTTAATCCGATTTTGGATGGGCTCCTCAAACAACAAGTAATTGACAGGGAAAAATATATGGCAATCAGGAAAATGATAACGTCCTGTGACCAGATAAGGGCGGTCTATGTTTCGCTGCAAAGTGGCGTCAAGTGCAAAGACATCTTCTATGAACTTGTGAAAAAACATGAGAAGTTCCTGTTTGAGGAGCTTGAAAAACTTTAA